A window of the Salvelinus alpinus chromosome 3, SLU_Salpinus.1, whole genome shotgun sequence genome harbors these coding sequences:
- the LOC139570640 gene encoding zinc finger protein 862-like — protein MAAIQDEWQGLEIPVSHNFKDKSYSGLWETMLTKDPYRHDYKNILELVQLMLALPISAAQCERGFSAQNRIKNLTRSCLGASTTEDLMRISLDWPSVEEFDPTPAVDRWLTSKHARRPTYKSSWTTDILCV, from the exons ATGGCTGCAATCCAGGATGAGTGGCAGGGGCTGGAAATCCCGGTCAGCCACAATTTCAAGGACAAGTCCTACAGTGGCCTGTGGGAGACCATGTTGACAAAGGACCCCTACAGGCACGATTACAAG AACATACTGGAGTTGGTGCAGCTTATGCTGGCGCTGCCCATTTCAGCCGCCCAGTGTGAGCGAGGCTTCTCTGCACAGAACCGGATAAAGAATTTGACAAGAAGCTGCCTTGGGGCCTCCACCACCGAAGACCTGATGAGGATCAGCCTGGATTGGCCTTCTGTCGAGGAGTTCGATCCCACTCCTGCCGTGGACCGCTGGCTGACCTCTAAGCATGCCAGACGGCCAACATACAAAAGCAGCTGGACAACTGATATCCTTTGTGTCTA G
- the LOC139570637 gene encoding leucine-rich repeat flightless-interacting protein 2-like isoform X5 has translation MSTPFLWWSLISGSNLTKVYFFTMNMLCLSSISGAASSPQTAALASSMLRTPSQQPSSRCTTPCLSAANLASLGGTSSRRDSADTGSIVDPDTSLSEFRDIYDLKDQIQDVEGRYMQGLKELKESLSEVEEKYKKAMVSNAQLDNDKANLIYNVDTLKDVIEEMEEQMAEMRRETEDKSKQLERQKHTCTVLQHKQVELKEGIRRRDEHIEENQQIQTKLDTLTREVFALQETINWKDKNIGVGALERQKELFDCIRNERDELRDEPADIKAKAKTGEKHGLAIIPEGMPNGDINHNDPATGITVVTQEAAQVLESAGEWSLDVRIQKLADEKDELLAQIRKLKMQLEDERQKHSKMENAFTDGERMENGTDLHFIEMQRDANRQISEYKFKLSKAEQEMGTMEQNINRLEGQVSRYKASADNSEKIEDELKIEKRKLQSELRIALDKIEEMEMTNNHLVKRLEKTKANRNALLSQQ, from the exons ATGTCAACTCCGTTTTTGTGGTGGAGTCTGATAAGCGGCTCAAATTTGACTAAAGTTTATTTCTTCACAATGAATATGCTATGTTTATCTTCAATTTCAGGTGCCGCATCTTCTCCTCAGACAGCAGCACTTGCCTCCTCAATGCTGCGGACACCGTCTCAACAG CCGTCTTCACGCTGCAcgactccctgtctctctgcggCCAACTTGGCCTCCCTGGGGGGGACCTCCTCGAGACGGGACAGTGCAGACACGGGCAGCATTGTCGACCCTGACACCAGCCTGAGTGAATTTAGG GATATCTATGATCTAAAGGACCAGATTCAGGATGTAGAGGGGCGGTACATGCAGGGACTTAAAGAGCTGAAG gAGTCGCTGTCGGAGGTGGAGGAGAAGTATAAGAAAGCCATGGTGTCGAACGCACAGCTGGACAACGACAAAGCCAACCTCATCTACAACGTGGACACACTCAAAGATGTCATCGAGGAGATGGAAGAGCAGATGGCCGAGATGCGTAGGGAAACTGAGGACAAGTCTAAG CAACTagaaagacaaaaacacacatgcacagtcCTGCAGCACAAACAAGTGGAGTTAAAGGAGGGAATCCGCCGAAGAGATGAGCACATTGAG GAGAACCAGCAAATCCAGACTAAATTAGATACCCTCACCAGAGAGGTGTTTGCCCTGCAGGAAACAATAAACTGGAAGGACAAAAACATTGGGGTAGGAG CCCTAGAAAGGCAGAAAGAGTTATTTGATTGCATTAGGAATGAGAGGGATGAGCTCAGGGATGAGCCGGCTGACATCAAGGCGAAGGCCAAAACAGGAGAG AAACACGGCCTGGCCATCATCCCAGAGGGAATGCCTAACGGGGACATCAACCATAACGACCCAGCCACAGGGATCACCGTGGTCACACAGGAGGCTGCCCAGGTGCTGGAGTCAGCAGGAGAATGGTCTCTGG ATGTTAGGATACAAAAGCTTGCGGATGAAAAGGACGAACTCTTAGCCCAG ATCAGGAAGTTGAAAATGCAACTGGAGGATGAGAGGCAGAAGCACTCTAAGATGGAGAATGCCTTcacagatggagagaggatggagaacgGCACTGACCTGCACTTCATTGAGATGCAAA GAGATGCCAACAGACAGATAAGTGAATACAAGTTCAAGCTCTCGAAGGCAGAACAGGAAATGGGCACAATGGAACAAAAC ATCAACAGACTGGAAGGACAAGTGTCCAGATACAAGGCGTCAGCGGATAACTCAGAGAAAATAGAAGATGAactgaaaattgaaaaaaggaaACTTCAAAGCGAG CTGCGGATTGCACTAGATAAGATTGAGGAGATGGAGATGACCAACAACCACCTAGTAAAGCGCCTTGAGAAGACGAAGGCCAATCGGAACGCCCTTCTGTCTCAGCAGTGA
- the LOC139570637 gene encoding leucine-rich repeat flightless-interacting protein 2-like isoform X4, whose translation MQGLKELKVEGPELTESLSEVEEKYKKAMVSNAQLDNDKANLIYNVDTLKDVIEEMEEQMAEMRRETEDKSKQLERQKHTCTVLQHKQVELKEGIRRRDEHIEKHGLAIIPEGMPNGDINHNDPATGITVVTQEAAQVLESAGEWSLDVRIQKLADEKDELLAQIRKLKMQLEDERQKHSKMENAFTDGERMENGTDLHFIEMQRDANRQISEYKFKLSKAEQEMGTMEQNINRLEGQVSRYKASADNSEKIEDELKIEKRKLQSELRIALDKIEEMEMTNNHLVKRLEKTKANRNALLSQQ comes from the exons ATGCAGGGACTTAAAGAGCTGAAGGTAGAGGGACCTGAGCTCACG gAGTCGCTGTCGGAGGTGGAGGAGAAGTATAAGAAAGCCATGGTGTCGAACGCACAGCTGGACAACGACAAAGCCAACCTCATCTACAACGTGGACACACTCAAAGATGTCATCGAGGAGATGGAAGAGCAGATGGCCGAGATGCGTAGGGAAACTGAGGACAAGTCTAAG CAACTagaaagacaaaaacacacatgcacagtcCTGCAGCACAAACAAGTGGAGTTAAAGGAGGGAATCCGCCGAAGAGATGAGCACATTGAG AAACACGGCCTGGCCATCATCCCAGAGGGAATGCCTAACGGGGACATCAACCATAACGACCCAGCCACAGGGATCACCGTGGTCACACAGGAGGCTGCCCAGGTGCTGGAGTCAGCAGGAGAATGGTCTCTGG ATGTTAGGATACAAAAGCTTGCGGATGAAAAGGACGAACTCTTAGCCCAG ATCAGGAAGTTGAAAATGCAACTGGAGGATGAGAGGCAGAAGCACTCTAAGATGGAGAATGCCTTcacagatggagagaggatggagaacgGCACTGACCTGCACTTCATTGAGATGCAAA GAGATGCCAACAGACAGATAAGTGAATACAAGTTCAAGCTCTCGAAGGCAGAACAGGAAATGGGCACAATGGAACAAAAC ATCAACAGACTGGAAGGACAAGTGTCCAGATACAAGGCGTCAGCGGATAACTCAGAGAAAATAGAAGATGAactgaaaattgaaaaaaggaaACTTCAAAGCGAG CTGCGGATTGCACTAGATAAGATTGAGGAGATGGAGATGACCAACAACCACCTAGTAAAGCGCCTTGAGAAGACGAAGGCCAATCGGAACGCCCTTCTGTCTCAGCAGTGA
- the LOC139570637 gene encoding leucine-rich repeat flightless-interacting protein 2-like isoform X2: MSTPFLWWSLISGSNLTKVYFFTMNMLCLSSISGAASSPQTAALASSMLRTPSQQPSSRCTTPCLSAANLASLGGTSSRRDSADTGSIVDPDTSLSEFRDIYDLKDQIQDVEGRYMQGLKELKESLSEVEEKYKKAMVSNAQLDNDKANLIYNVDTLKDVIEEMEEQMAEMRRETEDKSKQLERQKHTCTVLQHKQVELKEGIRRRDEHIEKHGLAIIPEGMPNGDINHNDPATGITVVTQEAAQVLESAGEWSLDVRIQKLADEKDELLAQIRKLKMQLEDERQKHSKMENAFTDGERMENGTDLHFIEMQRDANRQISEYKFKLSKAEQEMGTMEQNINRLEGQVSRYKASADNSEKIEDELKIEKRKLQSELRIALDKIEEMEMTNNHLVKRLEKTKANRNALLSQQ, translated from the exons ATGTCAACTCCGTTTTTGTGGTGGAGTCTGATAAGCGGCTCAAATTTGACTAAAGTTTATTTCTTCACAATGAATATGCTATGTTTATCTTCAATTTCAGGTGCCGCATCTTCTCCTCAGACAGCAGCACTTGCCTCCTCAATGCTGCGGACACCGTCTCAACAG CCGTCTTCACGCTGCAcgactccctgtctctctgcggCCAACTTGGCCTCCCTGGGGGGGACCTCCTCGAGACGGGACAGTGCAGACACGGGCAGCATTGTCGACCCTGACACCAGCCTGAGTGAATTTAGG GATATCTATGATCTAAAGGACCAGATTCAGGATGTAGAGGGGCGGTACATGCAGGGACTTAAAGAGCTGAAG gAGTCGCTGTCGGAGGTGGAGGAGAAGTATAAGAAAGCCATGGTGTCGAACGCACAGCTGGACAACGACAAAGCCAACCTCATCTACAACGTGGACACACTCAAAGATGTCATCGAGGAGATGGAAGAGCAGATGGCCGAGATGCGTAGGGAAACTGAGGACAAGTCTAAG CAACTagaaagacaaaaacacacatgcacagtcCTGCAGCACAAACAAGTGGAGTTAAAGGAGGGAATCCGCCGAAGAGATGAGCACATTGAG AAACACGGCCTGGCCATCATCCCAGAGGGAATGCCTAACGGGGACATCAACCATAACGACCCAGCCACAGGGATCACCGTGGTCACACAGGAGGCTGCCCAGGTGCTGGAGTCAGCAGGAGAATGGTCTCTGG ATGTTAGGATACAAAAGCTTGCGGATGAAAAGGACGAACTCTTAGCCCAG ATCAGGAAGTTGAAAATGCAACTGGAGGATGAGAGGCAGAAGCACTCTAAGATGGAGAATGCCTTcacagatggagagaggatggagaacgGCACTGACCTGCACTTCATTGAGATGCAAA GAGATGCCAACAGACAGATAAGTGAATACAAGTTCAAGCTCTCGAAGGCAGAACAGGAAATGGGCACAATGGAACAAAAC ATCAACAGACTGGAAGGACAAGTGTCCAGATACAAGGCGTCAGCGGATAACTCAGAGAAAATAGAAGATGAactgaaaattgaaaaaaggaaACTTCAAAGCGAG CTGCGGATTGCACTAGATAAGATTGAGGAGATGGAGATGACCAACAACCACCTAGTAAAGCGCCTTGAGAAGACGAAGGCCAATCGGAACGCCCTTCTGTCTCAGCAGTGA
- the LOC139570637 gene encoding leucine-rich repeat flightless-interacting protein 2-like isoform X3, with product MSTPFLWWSLISGSNLTKVYFFTMNMLCLSSISGAASSPQTAALASSMLRTPSQQPSSRCTTPCLSAANLASLGGTSSRRDSADTGSIVDPDTSLSEFRESLSEVEEKYKKAMVSNAQLDNDKANLIYNVDTLKDVIEEMEEQMAEMRRETEDKSKQLERQKHTCTVLQHKQVELKEGIRRRDEHIEKHGLAIIPEGMPNGDINHNDPATGITVVTQEAAQVLESAGEWSLDVRIQKLADEKDELLAQIRKLKMQLEDERQKHSKMENAFTDGERMENGTDLHFIEMQRDANRQISEYKFKLSKAEQEMGTMEQNINRLEGQVSRYKASADNSEKIEDELKIEKRKLQSELRIALDKIEEMEMTNNHLVKRLEKTKANRNALLSQQ from the exons ATGTCAACTCCGTTTTTGTGGTGGAGTCTGATAAGCGGCTCAAATTTGACTAAAGTTTATTTCTTCACAATGAATATGCTATGTTTATCTTCAATTTCAGGTGCCGCATCTTCTCCTCAGACAGCAGCACTTGCCTCCTCAATGCTGCGGACACCGTCTCAACAG CCGTCTTCACGCTGCAcgactccctgtctctctgcggCCAACTTGGCCTCCCTGGGGGGGACCTCCTCGAGACGGGACAGTGCAGACACGGGCAGCATTGTCGACCCTGACACCAGCCTGAGTGAATTTAGG gAGTCGCTGTCGGAGGTGGAGGAGAAGTATAAGAAAGCCATGGTGTCGAACGCACAGCTGGACAACGACAAAGCCAACCTCATCTACAACGTGGACACACTCAAAGATGTCATCGAGGAGATGGAAGAGCAGATGGCCGAGATGCGTAGGGAAACTGAGGACAAGTCTAAG CAACTagaaagacaaaaacacacatgcacagtcCTGCAGCACAAACAAGTGGAGTTAAAGGAGGGAATCCGCCGAAGAGATGAGCACATTGAG AAACACGGCCTGGCCATCATCCCAGAGGGAATGCCTAACGGGGACATCAACCATAACGACCCAGCCACAGGGATCACCGTGGTCACACAGGAGGCTGCCCAGGTGCTGGAGTCAGCAGGAGAATGGTCTCTGG ATGTTAGGATACAAAAGCTTGCGGATGAAAAGGACGAACTCTTAGCCCAG ATCAGGAAGTTGAAAATGCAACTGGAGGATGAGAGGCAGAAGCACTCTAAGATGGAGAATGCCTTcacagatggagagaggatggagaacgGCACTGACCTGCACTTCATTGAGATGCAAA GAGATGCCAACAGACAGATAAGTGAATACAAGTTCAAGCTCTCGAAGGCAGAACAGGAAATGGGCACAATGGAACAAAAC ATCAACAGACTGGAAGGACAAGTGTCCAGATACAAGGCGTCAGCGGATAACTCAGAGAAAATAGAAGATGAactgaaaattgaaaaaaggaaACTTCAAAGCGAG CTGCGGATTGCACTAGATAAGATTGAGGAGATGGAGATGACCAACAACCACCTAGTAAAGCGCCTTGAGAAGACGAAGGCCAATCGGAACGCCCTTCTGTCTCAGCAGTGA
- the LOC139570637 gene encoding leucine-rich repeat flightless-interacting protein 2-like isoform X1 has protein sequence MSTPFLWWSLISGSNLTKVYFFTMNMLCLSSISGAASSPQTAALASSMLRTPSQQPSSRCTTPCLSAANLASLGGTSSRRDSADTGSIVDPDTSLSEFRDIYDLKDQIQDVEGRYMQGLKELKVEGPELTESLSEVEEKYKKAMVSNAQLDNDKANLIYNVDTLKDVIEEMEEQMAEMRRETEDKSKQLERQKHTCTVLQHKQVELKEGIRRRDEHIEKHGLAIIPEGMPNGDINHNDPATGITVVTQEAAQVLESAGEWSLDVRIQKLADEKDELLAQIRKLKMQLEDERQKHSKMENAFTDGERMENGTDLHFIEMQRDANRQISEYKFKLSKAEQEMGTMEQNINRLEGQVSRYKASADNSEKIEDELKIEKRKLQSELRIALDKIEEMEMTNNHLVKRLEKTKANRNALLSQQ, from the exons ATGTCAACTCCGTTTTTGTGGTGGAGTCTGATAAGCGGCTCAAATTTGACTAAAGTTTATTTCTTCACAATGAATATGCTATGTTTATCTTCAATTTCAGGTGCCGCATCTTCTCCTCAGACAGCAGCACTTGCCTCCTCAATGCTGCGGACACCGTCTCAACAG CCGTCTTCACGCTGCAcgactccctgtctctctgcggCCAACTTGGCCTCCCTGGGGGGGACCTCCTCGAGACGGGACAGTGCAGACACGGGCAGCATTGTCGACCCTGACACCAGCCTGAGTGAATTTAGG GATATCTATGATCTAAAGGACCAGATTCAGGATGTAGAGGGGCGGTACATGCAGGGACTTAAAGAGCTGAAGGTAGAGGGACCTGAGCTCACG gAGTCGCTGTCGGAGGTGGAGGAGAAGTATAAGAAAGCCATGGTGTCGAACGCACAGCTGGACAACGACAAAGCCAACCTCATCTACAACGTGGACACACTCAAAGATGTCATCGAGGAGATGGAAGAGCAGATGGCCGAGATGCGTAGGGAAACTGAGGACAAGTCTAAG CAACTagaaagacaaaaacacacatgcacagtcCTGCAGCACAAACAAGTGGAGTTAAAGGAGGGAATCCGCCGAAGAGATGAGCACATTGAG AAACACGGCCTGGCCATCATCCCAGAGGGAATGCCTAACGGGGACATCAACCATAACGACCCAGCCACAGGGATCACCGTGGTCACACAGGAGGCTGCCCAGGTGCTGGAGTCAGCAGGAGAATGGTCTCTGG ATGTTAGGATACAAAAGCTTGCGGATGAAAAGGACGAACTCTTAGCCCAG ATCAGGAAGTTGAAAATGCAACTGGAGGATGAGAGGCAGAAGCACTCTAAGATGGAGAATGCCTTcacagatggagagaggatggagaacgGCACTGACCTGCACTTCATTGAGATGCAAA GAGATGCCAACAGACAGATAAGTGAATACAAGTTCAAGCTCTCGAAGGCAGAACAGGAAATGGGCACAATGGAACAAAAC ATCAACAGACTGGAAGGACAAGTGTCCAGATACAAGGCGTCAGCGGATAACTCAGAGAAAATAGAAGATGAactgaaaattgaaaaaaggaaACTTCAAAGCGAG CTGCGGATTGCACTAGATAAGATTGAGGAGATGGAGATGACCAACAACCACCTAGTAAAGCGCCTTGAGAAGACGAAGGCCAATCGGAACGCCCTTCTGTCTCAGCAGTGA